Within Bremerella sp. JC817, the genomic segment GTGGGTGTTCAACAAGGTGTTGAAGGCCTGACGGGCACGCGAGTAGTCGTCGCCATCTTCGACCACGCGATCGGCCAGACCATCCATGGCAGCTTGAACGACGGCGGCCTGGTTCTTAGCGAACTCGATGGCGTCTTTGCCGAAGTCAAAGCGGTTGGAATCTGGATCTGGCGAGATGCTCGTGGTGTCTTCATCGGTCGAGAAGTGCAAAGCTGGCTCGGTGCTGCGCGAGGCAATCTTGCCGAGTTCACCCTTTTCGCCATCGGTACCACCGCTGAACGGCTTGTAACCGTATTCGATGGCCCACATGTCGTAGTCACCGATCGACTGAGGGAAGAACAGACCTTGCTTCTGGCCTGGAGGCGCGATGTGTGGTGGAACGTAGTCCATCACGCTGGCAACCGTTGCGGCGTCGCCTTCCATCTGGCTCATTTCTTCCATCGTGCGGTACTTACTGGCGACGAAGTTGTGACGCAGACCAAGGGTGTGCCCCACTTCGTGCATTGCCACTTCCTTCAGGCCTTCCATGATCATGCGATCGAGCAGTGCATCACGCTCTTTCTTGATCTCTTCCGCCGAAGGCTTCTTTTCTTCTTCTTTCTTTTCGTCGTCCTTCGACTCTTCTTTTTCTTCCTTCTTGTCGTCGGAAGCTTCTTCCTTCTCTTCGCCCTTTTCCTCGGACTTTTCGCCGTCGGTCATTTCTTCTTCCGACTTGGCTTCTTCCTTGTCAGCCTTCTTCTTCTTTTTCTTCTTCTCTTCGTCAGCCTTTTCTTTCTCGGCTTGAGCCAAGACCGCGGCAGCACCGTAGGCGAACTGCTGCGACATGCCGCCCGAGAGCATGCACTGGTGACGAGGCGAGATCGAACCAACACGCTGCAAGAATTCCTCGGCGTTGCTGACGTCGAGAGGGCCACCCAAAAGGGCTTCGGTTGCTTGCGGGTTGTAGTTCTCGAAAGCGGACTTCCAGTAGTTCAAGAAGCCAGCGTCGAAGATGATGTCGGCATCCAGGATCTGACCGGTGTATGGATTCACACGGGATGGACCCATGGCAAAACCAGCGTCCGAGGTGATCCAGCGGAAGGTGTTATAGCGAACGTCTTCCGGATCCCAATCGGCATCGTCTTCCTGTTGGCGAACATGGATGGCGTCGATGAAACCAGCCTTCTCAAAGGCCTTGTTCCAAGCCAGGATGCCGTCGCGGATTGGCTTGCGATACTTGTAAGGAATCGTGTTTTCCATGTAGAAGATGATCGGTTCTTTTGGTTCCGACATCTTGGCCGATGGATCAGCCTTTTCGAGCTTCCAACGGTTGATAAAACGAACAAACTGTTCGTCGTCACGGTTCGAGAAGTTCTTCACGGCCGTCAGGAAGTAACCAACGCGGTCGTCGGCAACTCGTGGCGTGTAGCCACCGGTTGGGATCTTGCTGATCGAGTAGTGCACGTCGACGGTCAAACCGCGCGAGTCAGCCACGGTGTCGATGTTCGAGCGACCGCTGGAAGCGTAGGTAGCTTCGACCTGCAGTTCGAGGTTCTTTTCAAAACCCTTCACTTCACCAAAGATCGACTTGCTGGCCGAGAAACCGAAGCCTGGCAGCGTGTCGCCGATCATCGGCAAGTCGCTCATGAAGACCGGTGTCACTTCGACCAGGTCGCCACCCTTCGGGCCCTTGCCGGCAATCGGCAGGCTGAAGAGCACGCTGTCGTTGTAGGCATGCTTCACGGCACGCGATTCTGGCTTGCCGTCGTTGGCCTTAAAGCGGACGTTCTTACGCAAGATGTGGACGCGATCGTCAACCTTGCGGAACGACCAGACCCAGTCGTCGCCAAAGCCCCACGACATACCGCCGTACAGAGGTTCAATACCGGCACCACGTGCGATCGAGATCAGCACGATGAATTCGCCGTTGTAATGCGAGCCATTCAGCTCGAAGAACATGCGGTTCCCTTTGTAGTGCGTAGGAACCAGGCCATCGGCCGTTTTGAAGTCCTTCAAGATACCGGACGAGGCCGAACTCGACCCGCCGGAGCTTCCACCGCTGGAACTGGAACTCGAAGCACCGGTGGTAGCGGCGATTTCCGACGGAATGCCCTTGGCGTTGTCGCCGGCAGCGTCGGACTTCGTATCGTCGGCCATAGCTACGTTGGCTGCGGCCAGGGCGACTACAGCCGTCGCACACCAAACCGTCGACCGACGCAAAATTGAAAACACCTTCATGCGTACAACTCTCGTACAAATTCAAGGAGGGGGAAGTGTCCGATGGTTTTCCGGATTTCGTTCCCAAAAGGTAACGTGCGGCGAGGTCCGATTTCCGCCCAGTCGGAAGCGGCCTCTTCTGATAGAGGCTTCCCAGGCTGGAATCTTGCGGAAAATGACAACGAAATTCAGAAAACGTACCAAAGCGACGTTCTGCCGAAGCGTTGGGAAAATATACCCTACTCTAAGCAGCCGCCGTAATTGTTCTATTCTGCGCACGAGATTTTGGGAAAGAAAACCCGGTTGTATCAATAAAATTGATTCACAACCGCGATTATCCCGATTTTCCCGCGGCGGACTGGGACGGAAAATAGAACGGAAAAAACAGCAGGAAATGACTAGCCATACGTCTCCACTCGAACCGGTTCTTTTCAGATTTCCCGCGATCCACGGGTTGGGCGGGCAGATCGAGCCATGTCGAGGTGGACTGAGTGGAAGTAAGGCCTGGAAAGTGGTCGGGCGCTCCAAGTCCTTCTGCCTTAAGCGTATGCCGATCGACTTTCCGGTCAAACTTCTCCAGTCGATCCACGCCGCGGTTCAGGCTCGTCGGCAGCAAGGAATGACCACCCTGCCCTCCTTCATCGCGGCCGACAACGGCGAAACCTATGTCCAGCACCAAAACCGCTTCTGGGAACTTCAAGAGTGGCTGCCCGGCGAGCCACTAACGTCCCCGCCAGATCGGCGTCAGAAGCAGGAAATGCTAGGCCTGATCGCCCAATTCCATGCGTTGTCGAGCGACATCAGTCCGGCGTTGGAAGTCTCGCCCGGCGCCGAGCGGCGTCTGGCGATGTTCCAGCACTGGAACGAGATCAACATTCCCCACACCCACGCCCAGATCAGCAAACTCGGGCACCCGCAATGGCAGTTCTGGCTGCACGCATTGGTCGACAGTTTCGTTGCGTATCGTCAACCGCTAGGTTTGCTGGTGCAGCAAATGCAGGCCGAGCGAACGACACTTCGCACCTGTATTGGCGACCCGCGACTGGAAAACTTCCGCTTCGATGGTCAGAAGTTCGTAGGCATGTTCGACCTCGGATCGCTGCGACGTGACAGCATCGCCTTGGATGTTTCGCGACTGGCAGGTGAAATGTCCACTGAGGGTGTTGTCGACTGGGAAGAGGTATTTGCGCTACTTCCTGCCTCGCAAAGGCTTACCCCTTCGGAAGAGCGGTTAGCGATCGAACTCGACGCGGCCAACGTACTACTTACAGGGCTCAATTGGGTACAGTGGCTCATAACCGACGGTTACAGTTTTGAAAACTGTGACCAAGTCAGTTTCCGCCTCCAGCATTTCCATACACGAATGCTGAAAATCGACGGGCATTTGGCCTGGAAAATCTAATTCGTTTGGTTGAAACTGCCTATGGTAAGAGGCATCACAGACTTTGATTTCTCTGAACGGGAATAATAAATCAACAGGCTCGGATTCCCGTCGGAGCGAATTACGGATTCTACGTTTACGAACCGTTCGATATTTCCGAAGATGGAAGGAGACCGATTCGTAGGTCCTTTCCAGCTTTACTCTTGGGACAGAACTCTCTCATGAAGCGTATTGCCCCCCTCGCCGTGGCATTAATTCTTTGCTGCTTGCCTACCCTGGGTTTCGCCCAAGGTTTTGGCGGCGGCGATCTGTTCCAGGGGATCGAAGGTTTCGACGACTTTGGCGGCAACCAGAACGATCCGAACTTGGAAGTCTCGGCGAAGTTCTTTGTCGATCCTTCCGGCACCCATGGCCGGATCGACGTGAAAGCCTCCGTCGGTAGTGGCTGGTGCTTGTACTCGATCACGCAGCCTAAGGGTGGCCCGATCGCGACGAAGATCAAGATCGAAGAAAACCCAGCGATCCTCGCCGTGGGCAACTTCACCCCTGACCATAAGCCAAAGATCGTTCCTCCTGATAAGATCATTCGCGTCGCTCAAGAGAAGTTCTACGACACGGTGACCTGGAGTGCTCCGATCTTGTTGGCCAACGGCACCGATGCCGAAACGCTGAAGCTCGACGTCAAGCTCGTCGGTCAAAGCTGCCACGACAAGGGAACCTGCTTCCCCGTTTCCGGCGACGCCGTCGCAAAGTTCGGTGGCACTGAAAAGATCGCCAAAGACGAAACGCTGCTGCCAGAAGTCGCGACCAAGCCAAGTGCCGCGATTCCACCGACCGACTACAAGCTGCAAGGCACCATCGGCGACTACAAAGCGGAATCGGGCCACGCGATCATCAGCGGTAAGTTCGAGCCAGCCCAGGTCTCTCCTGGTGACAAGATTACCGTCTCGCTCAGCATCAAGCCAACCGGCGACTATCACGTTTACGCTTACTCGCCAACCGATTCGGAGTTCAGCTACAAGGCGACCGTCGTTGGTCTGGGCGAACAGACGCCATGGCTTTCGATGAAGCCAAAGACCGAGAACCCCGTCGTCGAGAAGCCACTGATCGAAGGTCTGCCTGACATCGTGCGTTACCACGAAGGAGTCACGACCTGGACGTTTACCGTTCAGATTCCGATCGATGCTCAGCCGGGCAAATACCCGCTGGTCGGTTACCTCGGCTACCAGACCTGCACCAACACAACGTGCGATCGTCCTTCGGCTGTGATGTTTGAAGGCGTGGTTCAGGTCGGCGACAAGGCCGGCACCGATTCCTCTCCTCTCGCCTTCTCGAAGGCTCCTTATTCGACCGCGGCCGAGCGAGCCAAGATCACCAACGCCGAAGTCCAAGAAGCGTTGGGCGAAACCAGCATGGCTATGCCGCCACTGCGAGGCAATGCTGGTGACCACCAGCCAGAAGCCAAGGCCGTGGCCCCGCCCGTTCCGCTGAAGGACAGCATTGCCTGGGAAGTGCTCAATCCACCAGAAAACGCCAGCCTCGGCTGGATCATCCTGCTGAGCTTTATTGGCGGGGCGATCTTGAACCTGATGCCATGCGTGTTGCCGGTGGTTGGCTTGAAGATCTTGTCGTTCGTTAACCAGGCGGGCAAACATCGCGGTCAGGTGTTCATGCTGAACCTGATTTACTCGGCCGGCGTGATCTTCGTGTTTATGATCCTGGCGGTCTTCTCGTCGTCGTTGAATTTGATTGTCGAAGCCATTGCTCCACCGACCGAAGGAGCTGCCGCAGGGTCCGACGGCTTGGCTTGGGGCCAATGGAGCGGTGACTGGCGATACATCCTGGCGATGATCGTGCTGGTCTATACGATGGGCCTGAGCATGCTGGGCGTCTGGGAACTGACGATGCCAAGCTTCCTGGGAAGTGGCAGCGTCGCGAGTGCCTCGAATCAGTCGGGGTACGGGGGTGCGTTCTTCAAAGGGATCGTTACCACGCTATTATCGACGCCTTGCAGTGGTCCCTTCCTGGGCCCTGTGTTCGGCTATACGATCTCGCAGCCAGTCTTCGTCACCTTCCTGGTGTTCGGGTTCATTGGTCTGGGGATGGCTTCGCCTTACTTGATCATTGGTATCAACCCACGTTTGATCGCCTTTCTGCCGAAGCCTGGCAATTGGATGGTCGCCTTCAAGCAGATCATGGGTTTCGTCATGATGCTGACGGTCGTCTACCTGATGTACACGCTGCAGGACGAATGGGTCGTGCCAACCCTGGTTCTGCTGGTCGCCTTAGGAGCCGCCTGCTGGATGCTTGGTCAGGTCCATACGCTGGAGCACAAATCATCTCGCATCGCGACGACGATAGGTGCTTTTGTGGTGGCGATTGGTGTTGGTGTTTTCTCGTTCACCAGCTTGGTCGAAGGGGAAGCCCACGACGGGCAAATCGCCTGGGACACCTACGCCGAAGAACGTTGGCCAGCCCTGGAAAACGACATTTATGCCCGGCAGAAAGCTGGCGAAACAGTGATGGTTGACTTCACGGCCGACTGGTGCCCGACCTGTAAGTTCAACTACTACACCGCGATTAACACTGCTGGCGTCGGTGCCGTGGTCGACGAACACAAGATCGTGCCCATGCTGGTCGACTGGACCAACACCACGCACGACAACTCAGGCAAGGTGCAAAGCTTCATCAACAAGCTCGGGTCGAACAGCATCCCGCTGCTCGCCATTTTCCCTGGCGGCCAGCCTGGCAAGGTCTACGTGCTGAGCGACCTGCTCACCGAATCGAAAGTGATCGAAAGCCTGAACGCGGCTCAAGAAACTTCAAGCAGCGTGGTGAAGCAGACCGCGATGAACGAATAATCGTCGGCCTGCTGTCCGAGCGTCAAAACTTCAGTCCCCTCGCCCCTGAGGGGAGAGGGTTAGGGTGAGGGGCCTGGTGAAATCGTCACCCTCACCTTCGAAGCTCGTAGCATGAATGATCCCCCCGCAGATCGCCAACTGCGTTGTACTTCTACTTAACCTGAGCAGCTCCTTTGGTCGGCCCTGCGGGATCGTCGTTTAGGTGGCCTTAAATTTCGACGGCAACACTCAATTGATCCGTGGATCGTTGACTTTGCTTGCCTCGAGAAATCGCTGGTACTCGAGATCGATGGAGGCTACCACGATAAGACACAGGCCGAAGATCTGCGTCGGCAGAATGACCTGGAAGCTCGCGGCTTTCAGGTCTTACGCTTTCAGAACGAAGAAGTACGGACCAATCTGGAAGGGGTCGTCATCGCCATCCGCCGGCACCTAGGGTTCGCGGACGAAGAGAGCCCCTCACCCTAGCCCTCTCCCCACAGGGGCGAGGGGACAAGATACAACCAATCAGTCTCGCCGACTACAGGCGGCAGTTGGCGATGTTGGTCTGCAGGATCGCGGATGCTCCGAGTTGTTCGAGCTTTTCCATCACGTCGATCACTTCTTTGCGTTTGACCATCGCGCGGACGGCACACCAGGCTTCGTCTTCCAGCGGGTTGATCGTTGGCGAGTTGAAGCCCGGCGTAATCGCTTCGGCGGCGGCCAGGTTTTCGCGGCGGATGTTGTATTCCAGCAGCGAATAGTCGCGAGCGATCACCACACCTTCCAGGCGACGAACGATGCGGTCGGCCAGTTCCGGCATCCGCTTCTGCTTGTTCTGGATCAACACCGTTTCGTAGCTGCCGATTTCGGCGAAGATCTTCAATCGGTTCGCGGCCAGCGTGCTGCCGGTTTCAACCAGGTCGACAATCGCGTCGGCGATGCCTAGCGAGATCATCACTTCGACCGAGCCAGACAGGTTCACCAGGTGTGGATGGGCCCCGTTCGCTTCCAGATACTGACGGGTCACGTTCGGGAAGCTGGTCGCCACGCGACACTGCTTCATGTCTTCGACCGTGTTCCAGCTGGTATCTTCCGGAACGCACAATGCCAGGCGGCACTTGCCAACGCCTAGTTCCATGCGGGTATCGACTTCGACTTCCGCTTCTTGAACCAGGTCGCTGCCGGTGATCCCCATGTCGATAGCACCTTCGGCACACAAAACCGGAATGTCATCGGTTCGCAGGAAGGTGATGTCGATCGGCATGTCGCGCACCCGAGCGAACAAGCTGCGGTCCTGGCGACGGAATTTCAGTCCAGCGTCGCCTAATAGTTCCGTGGCGACCTCAGCCAGACGCCCTTTGCTGGGAATGCCGATACGAAAGTTTTCCATGATTCAATGCTTGGGGTTGGGTGCTAGAGCGAGTGAGTCTGTTTACTTTTGGGGGCGGGAAGCTTTTTCGTCGATGCCCGAAACACCGAATCGTCGGCCCAGTTCCGCTTCGACTTCTTCCAGGGCGATTCCTTTGTGCCCCAGCATGACGAACAAGTGATAAATCAGGTCGCCCGCTTCGTAGATCAAATGCTGACGCCCTTCGTCTCCCTCTTCGCCGGCGGCTTCGACCACTTCGGCGGCTTCTTCCATGATCTTTTCGCCGATCTTAGGGACGCCGCCGTTGAACAACTTCGTGGTGTACGATTTCTCAGGTGGGTTCGCGCGACGGTCTTCGATCACCGCCATCAGGGCGGCCAAGACGTTCACACGATTATCAGAGTTCGATTCGCCGGACAATGTTCGGCCCCTCTCGCAGCAAAGGTCGACGCGTGGAAAATCCCAGCCCTCCTCATCGGGTGGCCAGGAATCTAGTATTGTAGTCGGCTAGGGTAAAACTGAAAATTGGCCCCCCAACGAACCTTAACATCCGCAGTTTTCAGGGTTTAGGCCTTAAAAACGCCCCGCAAAGCATGACGAATCCCTCGACAGACAAAGAGTTTACCTTCCTCGATTGCTGGTTTCTTTCCGGAGCGACCGCCAGCGGCAAGACGCGCATTGGGTTGCAGCTGGCCAAGAAAATTAACGCGGAAATCGTCGCGCTCGACTCGATGTCGCTCTATCGCGACATGGATATTGGCACCGCCAAGCCGACCGCAGCCGAGCAATCCGAGGTGCCTCATCACCTGATCGATGTGCTCGATCCGACCGAAAACTCGAGCATTTCGCACTACCTCGAGATGGCCCAGGCCGCCGCGATCGAAATCCGCAGCCGAGGCAAAGAAGTCCTGTTTGTCGGTGGAACGCCTCTTTATTTAAAGGCTCTGCTGCGAGGTCTCTCGGAAGGGCCGGCCCCTGATAACGCGTTCCGCCAGGCCCTGGAAGAGGAAGCAAGCCGGGTGGGTAACAAGGCTCTGCACGACCGATTGAAGATGGTCGATCCGCTGGCCGCCAATCGCATCCACGAAAACGACATCCGCCGAATCATTCGGGCCCTGGAAGTGCATCACACCACTGGCCAGCCGATGAGCCACTATCAATTCGAGTTCGACGATCATGCCCGACCCGAAGATTGTCGAGCCTTCTGGCTTTCGTGGGATCGCCCAACCCTGCACGACCGGATCAATGCCCGCGTCGATCAAATGTTCGAGGAAGGTCTGGTTGCCGAAGTCGAGCGTCTGCTCGAGAAGCATTCGCCGCTCGGCACGACTGCCCTGCAGGCCGTCGGCTACCAGGAGGTGATTGACTTCCTGGAAGGCAAACAAGATCTGGAAACCAGCAAAGATCGCGTCAAAGCCCGAACGCGTCAGTTTGCCAAGCGGCAATGCACATGGTTCCGCAGCTTGAACGAATGCCGCGAAATCCCGCTGGAAGGCGAGCTCGACGCCAATGCGGTCGCCGAGCAGATCGAACAACTAGGTCGCGCGAGTCGAACCTAGTCGGGCGAGAATTACCACCAGTTCACGTAATAGGCCGACAAGCCCATCGTCAGCCGCAAGAGCAGCGTGACCAACAGGTAGAAAGAGAAGTGCAGCCCGCCCGATAACGGCGAGATGTCGAACGAGCCCGCCGCGGCCAGCCCGCCGAATACCACGCAAAACGCGGCCATCATCACGTAGTACGGCAAGTACTCGTTTAGATTCGGGCTTAGATCCCAGTAGCCCACCAGAAACGCATAGATCCCCCACAGCACGGCATACGCCGCTGAGCAGACCAGCACGCGTCCCCAAAGTTCCTGGCCGGCGTAAGGTTCGTATTCGTCGTCTCGCAGGAACCAGTATCCGCTCCAGCAGATCGGCACGGCGATCAGATAGCTGCCAGCGACCACGACCCAGGTCAAACCGCTTGGATCTTCGGTCGAGTGACCAATGAAAAAGGCAATCAGGAAGGTCGACAATGCCGCGACCATCACAACCGCCAACACGGTTGGCGAGAACTTCACGTCTTCGCGAGCCACTGGCTTGAAGACCAGCTTGCCGGAGGCGCTTTTCACACCGCCGAATTCTTCGCGTTCGCGAAGGACGACCGTTTCGCTCAGTTCCGGAACCTTGATCGTCTTCTTACAGTTGGGACAAGGGCCTTCGCGACCGGCGAACTTGGCGCTGACTTCAAAGCGTTTGAAGCAGCTGGGGCATGTTACGCGTATTTTTTCTTGCTGTTCGGCCATGTTGTTCCGCGAAAAGAGGCTGAAGCGGGAGGTCGGAGGAAAAGCTGACCCGCGGCCTTTAACTTGGCCGGGGCCCACATTTTAGTCAATGATCTGGCCGTTGATAATGCGTCGAAACGAAGAGACTTACGTCGATCCTCTGGCGAAACTTCGGCAAAACTCCTGCATTTCGGAATCCTGTCGCCCGGTTTTCATCAATTGCTCACATCGCCCCCTTAAACTAGCGGCATGCAGGCGGGCAGATTTCCGAGCCGAATTGATTCGCTGCACCTTTCCGGCATTCACCGCCAGGAGTCATCTTGAACACGAAACCAGAGACAATCGTGTTTCTTTGCCCGAATGGGCACCGTTTGAATGCACCGAAACGCCTGGAAGGCCAGCCCGGCAAGTGCCCTCATTGCAACGTTCGTTTCCGAGTTCCCAATCCATCGGGACACCCTTCGCACGACTCGATTCAGCTTGCCAAGGCCGCGTCGCCTTCGTCCTCGGGGATGGGGTCCCTTTCCACATCTGGCGAGTTTGATGGTTCCGGCCTGGCCGACTTCACCGACCTGGGCGGCCGTGACGAGGCCGAAACGTCCGACGTTTTACATTCGTCGATTGGCCTGAAAGCAGCCTCCCATTCGCCGGCTAGCGGTGAATCGCTACGAATGTTCCTCGAATTTCGAGAGCTTTGGCAAAATCGAACGGCAGAAACCCGCTTCGAGATCCACCTGCCCGAGGGGGAAGTATTCGTGCCGCAGCAGTTCTCTGTGGAAAAATCGACGCCAGAGCTGGGATATTTCGCCCGAAAGATGGAGTCCGAGAAGTTTCAGGTCCACCTGATCCCCTGGAAAGCGGTATGCCGGATTGTGGTAAGCGGACTGTCCGACCTTCCCTTCGAGCCATAGTCTTCGTACGCTAAGAGATGGTTCCCTAAATCGGCGTCATTGAGCGATTTAGGGGGTTACGCTTCCCCGCGAAAATCGGTTCAACTCGCGGAGAAACCCGGTAACTTGCCTGAACTGATGGGTGCGAAAAACACCGTGAACGCTGTCGACAAGAAGCCTCGCGTTGGGGCCGTCCGCTATTTGAACACCAAGCCGCTGGTGCATGGCTTGGACGACGCCGACACGCCGTTCAGCCTGACGTTCGACTACCCAAGCCATCTGGCCGATCAGCTTGCCCTGGGTCTGCTCGACGTGGCGTTGATTCCATCGATCGAGTACTTCCTCGGCGATGGCTATCGCATCATCACCGACGCCTGCATTGGCTGTCTCGGTCCGGTTTGGAGCGTGAAGATCTTCTTCCGCACGCCCCCGGAACAAGTCCGCACGCTGGCCCTCGACGAAGGTTCGCGAACCAGTGCCGCCCTGGCCAAGATTTTGCTGGCCGAGCGGTTGGGCGTCCGACCGCAGCTTCAAGCATTGCCGCTGGGCAGCGACATGCGTGATTGCGAAGCGGACGCCATCTTGCTGATCGGCGACCGAGCCATCCATCCGCCGGCGATCGATGCGGTGGAAGTTTGGGACCTGGGCGAGACCTGGGTCCAATGGACCGGCCTGCCATTTGTGTTTGCGATGTGGGTTGCCCGGCCTGGCATTCAAACCGAAGCGATCTCGCAGGCCCTGATGCATGCCCGCAACGGCGGACTCGACAATTTGCAGATGATTGCCGAACGCGAAGCACCGAAACATCGTCTGACGACGAGCGAGTGTTTCCACTACTTCCACGATAATTTACACTTCACCCTTGGCCCGCAGGAAAAGGCCGGACTGAAGCGTTACTACGAATTGGCCGCTGGGCTCGACCTGGCTCCCAGTGGCAGGACACCGATTTACGATGATTGCGAAATTGCTCGATAAAGCAGTCGCGGGCGAGCGACTGACACCTGAAGAAGGTCTGCAGATTCTCGAGTCGAACGACCTGCTGGCGATCGGCAAAGCAGCCGACGCGGTTTCGCGCCGGATGCATCCGGAGAACTACCGCACCTACAACATCGATCGCAACATCAACTATACGAACATCTGCACGGCGGTCTGCCACTTCTGCGCTTTCTATCGCAACCCGAAAAGCGAAGAAGGTTACGTCGTGCCGCGGGAAGAGATCCTGAAGAAGGTCGAAGAAACGGTTGCCCTTGGTGGGGATCAAATCTTGATGCAAGGTGGTCTGCATCCGAAGTACAAGCTGGAGTGGTACGAAGAACTGCTCAGCGACATTCGGACCAACTTCCCCCAGATCAACCTGCACGCGTTCAGCCCGCCCGAGATCTATCACTTCACCAAAGTCAACAAGCTGCCCCTGCGGGAAGTGCTTCAGCGTTTGAAAGACGCCGGCCTGGGTAGCTTGCCAGGCGGTGGTGCCGAGATTTTGGTCGATCGTGTTCGTAACGAACTGACCCGCGGCAAGGTGATGACCGACGACTGGCTCGACGTGATGCGAGTCTGGCACGAACTGGGAGGCCACAGTTCGGCGACGATGATGTTCGGTCACGTTGAAACCCTGGCCGAACGCATCGAGCATCTCGAACGCCTGCGTCAGCTACAGGACGAAACCGGCGGCTTCACGGCTTACATCTGCTGGACCTTCCAGCCAGACCACACCGACATGGCCCACATTCCGGCCCGCGGTACGTTCGAGTACCTGAAGACCCAGGCGGTCTCGCGGCTTTACCTCGACAACATCCACAACATTCAGTCGAGTTGGGTTACCCAGGGCCTGAAGGTGGGGCAGCTCGCCATGCTCTACGGAGCGAATGACATGGGCAGCTTGATGATCGAAGAGAACGTCGTGGCTGAGGCAGGTACCGTTCACTTCCTGACGCTGCAAGAGATTCGTGACGCGATTACCGAACTCGGTTTCGAGCCGCGTCAACGCAACGTCCACTACGAATTGCTGCCCAAAGAGCACGAGATGAAAGCCGTTCAGGCCAACGTGCTGCGGGACAAAGAACTGGTTACGCTCTCGTAAGCGAGCCGTTCGACATCGAACAACGAAAAGCCCCAAGGTGATTTGCCTTGGGGCTTTTTTCGTCGATGGTCGTTTCGCCAACCGGTCTTACTTTTTGGCGGACTTCAATTGCCAGGCTTCGTCAAAGAAGTCGGCGGCGACGATCTTACCGGGCCAAAGGGCGTCGGGCGGCGTGTTGATGTCGACCACGGCCCAGTCGGGCAGCTTGGGTACCTGGCGAGCGTTGTTCAGATAGGCATACTCGCGATAGGTGAAGCCGCTGTTGATTACCACATACTTCTTCGGATTCAACGGGTTCGGGTAGATCAAGACCGGGGAGTTCTCGTTCGCCTTGAAAGTTTGCTCTCCCACCTTCACTTCATCCTTTGTCCATTGAATCGGCAACTTGTCGGCAATCTTGGCCAACACACTGTTGCTGCCGGGGTCGCCGAACAGAATCAGATTGCTGTTGGCAATATCGGCGTCCGAGATCGCGCTGTCTTCGCGGATGATCGCATCGCCGCGGAACTGCCGACGCCACTCATTCACGAAGTGATCCATTTCGCCAACCGCCCAGGCATGGACCTTTTCGTTGTTGGCTTTCCCTGTTGGACTGACGATGACAAACGAATCGAGAAACGCGTCATCGATAGGTCCCTGTAGGCCTGGTGTCTTGGCCAGGGCATCGCCATCGGTCCAACCAACTTGCCACTGCTGACCGTCCCACTGCAATTTGCAGTTCCACGATCGATCGGTCTCGGGACCAGGGACTTTCAGTTCCTGGCGTTGGCTATCGACTCCGGCGGCGATTGGCGAGAGCGATAGCGTCACTTCACCTCGCACACCTTGCAGAATGTCTTGGCCGGCTGGGAGACTCAATTCCAAGCGGCTGACGTTGTT encodes:
- the mqnC gene encoding cyclic dehypoxanthinyl futalosine synthase, with the translated sequence MIAKLLDKAVAGERLTPEEGLQILESNDLLAIGKAADAVSRRMHPENYRTYNIDRNINYTNICTAVCHFCAFYRNPKSEEGYVVPREEILKKVEETVALGGDQILMQGGLHPKYKLEWYEELLSDIRTNFPQINLHAFSPPEIYHFTKVNKLPLREVLQRLKDAGLGSLPGGGAEILVDRVRNELTRGKVMTDDWLDVMRVWHELGGHSSATMMFGHVETLAERIEHLERLRQLQDETGGFTAYICWTFQPDHTDMAHIPARGTFEYLKTQAVSRLYLDNIHNIQSSWVTQGLKVGQLAMLYGANDMGSLMIEENVVAEAGTVHFLTLQEIRDAITELGFEPRQRNVHYELLPKEHEMKAVQANVLRDKELVTLS